Sequence from the Xiphophorus maculatus strain JP 163 A chromosome 16, X_maculatus-5.0-male, whole genome shotgun sequence genome:
attacacaacaaaacaatatatttattagtGACAGCAtttgaaacaatatttataaaattataataaaaacagccTCTTGTCAGTCCAGATAGTCCTGCCTTAGCTTGCATTTAAATTACAGATATCTGTTGccacgtccctcctgacccgtccCCTCCTCAGTGAAAttgaagctgcagtatgtaaccttTATTAACAAAAAGTACATATTTGTTTAAGGCTGTCAATATGTTGAGAGATTATCTGATAATAATTTAATTCGTCTGCCTTCTCCAAGTGCTctctagaaacaaccagtcagaggcATGAGGTGGGGTTTAGCGCAGTCAATCACAATCTTTAGCCGTCAGTTGAAGGTcagggaggagctggaggagattCAGCTTTTCGCAGATTACCTGTCTCGtaacaaactgtcatgacaaGAAAGCAAGGCTGTTGCAtgcctttaaaattgtttttgctttttatgggtcaaatagactcaagaaattgtaacagcaggggggcccaatttaattttttgccaTGGGGCCCAAGTttcctggcggcgcccctgTCTATCAGTATAGCTcaataacataattaaactaattctTCCAGTTCCTCTGAGATCACCTGTCCCTTGATTTAAAAGACTTGTAAGTATATTTTTACTTGATCGTGACTCATAATAATTAAACTGAGAGGTAGAATATGGCAACATGATGTAAAAGTGCTTTtcaataaatcatgaaaattcactttaatataaatataaaatcaggtttcttcacatttttgtctcattctttaaactttgcataCAGTCCAACaaatattagtttaatatttgctgttattataaataaaatcataacaatGTATCACCTACCGGGGTTTGAACCCAGTGTAAACCTTGACCAGACTGTAACGCGGTTACAGATTTaagtgatgtcacttccaggTTGCTGAGGaaattggactgaaccattatttataaaaaaaggAGGGATTGGTATCCTGTTACGGGGTTGaacaaaactggagggacaTGATTAGAAAgtgttattttataaataattcatgcatttttctcatatttcttttatttaggttaaaGTATacctataaaaatgtttatatcagCGGGAATAACTTGCAGTTACTGGCTATTTTCATTGGTCTTATATTCAGTGAAAACTTAACATTGGTCAGCGGGGACATGCTCATTTGGCTGACCTCTACGCTTCAACAGCccataaaattattcaaaacataatttttaaaatatatttgcatgttacattaccaagacacatggatatttccatttcttgatttttctcaAACAATGTTGTTTGCATTAGATGAAAATCTTTGAGAATATAACAGTcgtaaacatttttctgctcaTGTCTAACGTggttatcttttaatttttttgtttttggctcaGGATGGACGACATTCAGCTCTGTAAAGAAATCACAAGGCTGAGACAGGAGCTGCAGAAACTTGTCACAGCTCCAGGTAAATTGAAAAAGttgttgtccttttttaaatctctttcttTGTGCAGTAATTTCACACATTCTTGCCGACCCACCCGCGTCTTTTTCACGAAAGGCTTCCAGCTAATAGAGTTTTTGACTTTCTAATCTCGTACGAATTTCTGTGTCGCTGTAAGCAGAGAGTGCATTTGGAAAGTGTGCGAGTCCTTAAGCGCTTTCCACAGACGTGATTGTTTTTGAATTCGAGCCAGATTTCTGGGGGGTTTTTTCATTTCACttgatttctgattttcttaCGTTTTGTGCCTCAAACGTTTCAGACCAGTAAAGAAATTCCTTAAGTTTTGAGTTATGCCTTTTGATAGCTCAGTAAaagtttttaggttttttttaatgaagaaatctCTGCTATTTCAACATTTCAGATCTACTGTATATCACTAATCAATTGAGCCTTTTGTGATCCGTTTTCAGTCTAACCAAATGATATTAGTTAGATTTTGAAACAGGAACAATAAACTATTTCAAACGGTAGTGGAAAATTTATTTACAAGCTAATCCCAAATCATCTGTAGTTTTCGTTTGAATGCCTGGAGCTGTTTGGGACGATGAAGTCCGTCTTGTGACCGTTGAACAGACAATGACAAGTCCACAGAAGACggagagaaggaagaggaaCTGCTGAAGCGGATAAACAAGCTGGTGGAGACCAGAGACTTCCTGGTGGACGATGTGGAGTTTGAACGGCTCAGGTGAGGCTCACGAACCAACAGCACTTTGAGTTTGCAGAACAGGAAAAGCTTCATTATGAAAGCAGAAGATCACAGTTGACAGAGGAAGATGTTTAGTTTAGACAGGCGATTTCACTAATTTCAAGTGTTTAGTATCTTGGCTCATTTTGGATCACTCTCGTGGTGACAGAATCTAGCAGaaaatgcagtgaaatgtttGATATAAATGACTTTTTCCCTGTGTAAAATACCTATTTTAGAGTCAGCTATTTACTtggactcttttttttgtctcctctCTTCAAAGCTATTCTTTGTATTATGTTCATGCACTTCATTGCTCATTAGTCGGATCCGCTAACTGCTCTTGCTAAAGTATTTTATgacctacagtacagaccaaaagtttggacacacctttctaattcaatgggttttctttatttttatgactatttataaggccagaaatcccacttattaacctgacagggcaggttgacctatgaagtgaaaaccatttcaggtgacgacctcttgaagctcatcaagaaaatgcagagtgtgtgcaaagcagtaatcacagcaaaaggttgctactttgaagaaactagaatataaggggtattttcagtcgttttacactttgttgtttagtgcatatttccacatgtgttattcatagttttgatgccttcagtgtgaatctacaatgtcaatagtcatgaaaataaaggaaactcgttgaattaaaaggtgtgtccaaacttttggtctgtactgtacatcgtAAAAATGATGGGTCGAAATCTTCAATTTTGCAAAAGAACGTGAGATTTATTACTATTGTTATTGTTACTTAAATTGATCTATTTTGTACCACGttgcattaaataaatttggTATCTGAGCAAACAAAATTCAACAAACAAAACGGCTCAAAGAGAAGACTAATCTGAGCTGGGGAAAACATGTTGACGTCAAATAAAAGTGGCCCGAGAGTGGGACCTTGAGGAACTCCACATGTgagattcaaattcaaatatacttgaaaacaaacaaacaaacaaacaagcaaaagtaTATCTGAAAATGACTTtgaaattgaatttgaaatgggGTTTGGGGTTCCTCAGGGTTTCATTCTCGTCCCTTTTTTATTCAACGTCAACATGTTTTCCCCAGCTCAAATTTCTTGTACTATGGTGATGACACACAATCTTATATGTCTAACAAGACAATAATGGTGGGACTTAAGGGTCTTTGACGAGGAAGAGCTGTTCAAATGATCCATTTTTTTAAGAACGGGCCATTTTATCTCTAACTTAGTTTTATATTAATTGTTCTTGAGGGCGAATTTCACGTAAAAAGGCTAAATCGTCTGTATAAAGTTGAATACTGCAAAATGTTCCTGCagaaaaagtagaaattttttgataaaatctaacatttcaaaatacaaaTGTCAAATACGCGCAATTTTGTGTCGTGTAAGTTTTGAtcttttgtttgacatttgtttattttgtgggGTGAAATCAGCCGTCAGCCCCGAGAAGACGACACTTGGTGCAAATAAATGACTTTGAGTGACATTTAAATTTTCGCTGGGACGCTTCATAGGCTGCGTGTGGTGAGTatttacagcagaaataaaaatgcaaaatgagaTCAGAGCTGTCCTGATTCAGCATTCACAGGATTGATTTGCCGGTCCGGTCTGCGGTAGTTTACCGGTGCATGAAATGAAGCATTAAAACCGTGTCGTAGAAGAAGTGAGGCCCATAAAATATTGTCTTCTTCAGGGAAAGAGAGGAAGACAAGGAGATGGCAGCTTTTCTGGAGTCCAAATTTCCCAGTTCTTTGGCCAAAAAAGGTGAGTTAAACAAGTCACTGAATAAAACTGCTATGTGAATTTTACAAAGTGACTTAACGGGGATTCTGTCCATACACTAAAAAAGTTGCATTTGatcacaagaaaataaacatgacataaaaactTTCAATACATTGTTTTCCCCCTCATTGCGTCTTTCTCTGATATCACGCAGCTCTACGGGAAGTTGCATTCTACAAATATAGATATTCAGATCTTGTGGGTAATAACTATTTCCCGTTCTTTCGCCTCGCTCAGGTGCTCTGCGAGATCGGAGGGTTGCGTCACAATCCCAGCAGACACCCAGTCCGTTTCTCACTAAAGCCGGACTGACGCTGCTGAAAGACTGCTGCGGCTTCACCTGCTCCGTCATGTGAAGGAGTAAAACActgcatgggtgtgtgtgtggaaacaCAAACGGGACTCCTCAGTGTTTTTACGTATCCGTTCTGTGGGTTTCCTTTAATGACAAATGATTCTGTAAGTGTTCAATCCTCTTGAGCGTTTCCCGCACCACTGCCACACTGGAGTTTCatggacagaaaaacaaaacgtcGAGCATGGTTGCGGTATGTTTGAATGTTTGTACACATAAAACGTGAAGAGTGTGGTGTGCGTTTGTTTTCAGCAACTTTTTCCTGCAATTGGAGTTGACCAACTAACACAAGTTCAGTCAAATTGGATGGAAATTGGACCAGATTTCAGAAAGTGCTCACAGGGGGCGGTAGCCCGGGGCGCCATTTTTGAGGGTAATTCAGGGGcgtcaaaaacattttcttttctttttttttaatcaatgagTATTTTGCAAACGTTTTACTTTATATAAAACTCTTAGACCCACATCAGGTgagttgtattaatattttggggatttttaggaaaataaacaattttatgtttattgaaaGTCAAGTTTAATTGtgtggcacatttcagcaaccagTTGTGAAACACGCAATACGTAGACAAAATGTAGCAattaatgttacattttgtcaaatgccatcatcagaATCAACAAGTAAAtacacacaaaatgtttttttatgaatctAAGGCAACTGTGGGTACACTTGCCAATCTACATGTTGCTCACGTCTGACCAGAGCGTTGGCTTCTAATCACCTAAATAACTCAGAACAACTTGTCCACAGCATGAAATTCAATAAATTCAGTGCTTGTAACCTcacacaatgtgaaaaagttaaagggtttgttttttaataccTTTGAAAATTACTGTATATTTGGTCTGCAGTTGGTTTCTATAAATTGCTTCCTTCACACAATCTCTTTTAGCATAAGTGATGCTAGATGGCTTCATGACTAATCATCTCTCTTTAAGTGACTGGATTTGATTAtggctgctgtggtggtttAATTAGCCCATCTGTAATGTATCGGACGGAGTAAGTGTAGATCCCTTGAGGGAGGAAAACTCTCTTGCCAATCTTAATTTCTGTTGAGTGACTATTAAATTATAAGAACCAATTCTGTAACTGgttataatttcatttatttgtgtatttgcaccctagtctttgtttttacaaagatcAAGTGATGGTTTAAATGAAATCCAAGCGCGGTGATGAACCCAAAATTAACATCTGTGCATCGTTTTTACAACACGGGGGTTTCCAGAATGCGGCGCAGAGCCCATTTGTTGCCCTACGATTGATTTAGTGTGGACCCGGATCCTGTTCTTGTTGCCaataacacaaacaacaaaaatgcctGGATGGAAAAATTGGAATCACAAAATATCTactctattaaccttttaacaatGGTTTTATCAGCATTGcattgagaagtagctcctataataagctgagttccaccaggtgtttgctaattgctgctggctagtctgaaggagctgagtgggttgccatggagattccaggatttctca
This genomic interval carries:
- the LOC102225317 gene encoding uncharacterized protein C16orf45-like isoform X1, with amino-acid sequence MEKERRSSQQFGATEKPPENVISMADSTATVEDIEGELFKIERIREVLVRRESELRYMMDDIQLCKEITRLRQELQKLVTAPDNDKSTEDGEKEEELLKRINKLVETRDFLVDDVEFERLREREEDKEMAAFLESKFPSSLAKKGALRDRRVASQSQQTPSPFLTKAGLTLLKDCCGFTCSVM
- the LOC102225317 gene encoding uncharacterized protein C16orf45-like isoform X2; the protein is MEKERRSSQQFGATEKPQNVISMADSTATVEDIEGELFKIERIREVLVRRESELRYMMDDIQLCKEITRLRQELQKLVTAPDNDKSTEDGEKEEELLKRINKLVETRDFLVDDVEFERLREREEDKEMAAFLESKFPSSLAKKGALRDRRVASQSQQTPSPFLTKAGLTLLKDCCGFTCSVM